The genomic DNA ATCTGTCACGCGATCCTGGCTGAAGTTGTAGGTGCGAATCCTCTCCGACTGGGAGCGAGTACCCACCTGGAGAAGGAGTAACATGAATGGCTCTGAGGTGAGTTGGGGGGAGGGGGACAGTAAAGCGTTAGGATGGGACTGTGTGTCAGGAATCACCTGCTGTTTGCGTGCCGTAAGTCTCTGCTCCGTCTCTCTGCCCATCATGCTCTGGTAGAGGCGGGCCTTCAGCACGCGCAGGGCCGTGTCGCGATTCTGCAGCTGAGAGCGGGACGTCTGACACTCTGCCACCGTACCTAGAGTCAGAGAACGGGTCAGTCagtaattccatttcaattcagtcaatatcAGGAGATCAATTCAAAATCAAGAATTGAGAAGTGGCATTGATTTTTTTAAAACTTCTTAAAGTTGATTGTCAATAAATATTCTGTTTCCCCGAACTGTAAGCGCTTACCTGTTGGCAGGTGTACTATTCGGACAGCACTGTCCGTTGTGTTGACACTTTGACCTCCCGCCCCTCTCGATCTGAACGTATCAACCCGCAGGTCCTTAGGGTCAATGCTGATGTCCAGCTACAAAACAGAATCCCAATGTATTATCGTTCAGACAGGCAGAccgacagacaggacagacaggtgtACCTCGTTGGGTTGTGGCAGGACGATGACGGTCATGGTTCCTGTGTGAATGCGTTGCATCCTGGAGGACAGGCCCACCTCGGGGATCCTCTGGACCCGGTGTGTCCCTCCCTCATGCTTCAGACGCCGGTACACACTCTCCCCCGCTATCCTTACTGCTGCATGGTGTAGTCCACCTGAGTGAATCAAATCAGACCATAAAACACACCAATCAATCATACATAAACGCAGACACTTTCATCCAGTGACCCataaaacacagagacagtaggaCAGACAGAAGAGAAGCATTACCATATTCAGCAGGTGTGTAGTTGAAGATCTCAAAGTCCCAGTTCTTGTGGCTGGCAAGGCCTTGGTACATGTCAAACATCTCTCTGGTGAACTGTTGACAGATGTCACCTGGATCCAAACATGTGCACGAGAGAGGGGACATACATTATCATCAGGACCAGGAGTGTAATGGAGAGCAGTTGTCCATGGCCTATGCTGTTCATTGAGTAATTACAGTTCACCGACTCACCTCCTGTTGTCCGCCCTGTTACCACCTCCAGAAGGACATTACTGGTGTCGTGTGGGTCACTGGGTACTAGTGTCTGGATCAACTGGGGGAATATGAATTCAGATTTTCTCATCAAATTCCAGACAGACCAAGGCAGACATTTAAAATGTTCTGTGTCTAATGTCTGTTCGTACATCTTTTCTCAATGACTCGATTCTTTGGGTGATCTGTGCTTGTTCCTCTTCCAGTAGCTGGACCATTTGTCGGTCTTCCTCTTTGGAACCGACTGTCTCTGTAAAAGGAGAATATGGATGACTGTACAACATTTTCAGATACATGACACGTTTCACAGTTAGCACATTGTTATTGAAGCATTGGCGACCTCTGGTTATTGCGGCACGTAGGCGTTACAGACACTTATGAAAGGAAGATACAGAAAGACCACTAGCTAGGTAGCAATTTAACAAAATACACAAAACAGCTTACTTACTCTGAAGCAGAGTTTCAACCTCCTCTAGGTCTTTCACGGCGTGTTCAGCGCTCTGAAACGCAGTGGCCACTGGTGAAAGTCCCACCTGTCTCTTGTTCAACTCTTTCCTGGCGGGGTCGTTGAGAAACCCATGTTGTAATGTTTTGGTGACATCTCTGTACTCTTCCACAAGCTGCCGAATATATCTTTGTACGGACTCATTCCGGTATAAATCTCCCAAATGATTGTTACAACAGCGTCTTGATGGTACGAGTGATCGATTTGCTAGTTCCTTCCATATTCTCTTGCGCATGTGGAGGGCGCACCAGCCATACAGTCGAATACATTTCTGCGTAAGCATCTGGCTACGGTGTATACGAAATAAGTGTAAACTGGTTACATGAGTTTATCATCTCATATTTAGTAACATTGTAAAGAATATAATCACGCTTACAGGAAGGTCAAAGAGTGGTGTTGAATGCTGGGATATGTAGTCATAAATGATGTTTTTCGCACAGTATTTTACAACAGCACCCCTGGTGGTGTTAAAAAGTTATTTAAATTAATCTGTAATCTGATTGGTCCTCAAAGAGGGGGGTACTAAACTGAGAAAACCACCTCTTAAAACTTCTATTGGTAATGAGAATACGCTGAAATACAAACATATCTCGGGGAAAGCATAGACTAACATTGGGTCTGTATTTCTGAAACACAGTGGATATTTAACGTTCAGTATTAAACGGATCTTTATGAAATGGAAAACAGTCTGGCAAGACTTCAGCAGCTCAGGAGAACAGAAGCAACTTCAAACAGAACTCTTATTGGTACCGTCGTTTTCATGGGATTACTTCAAGTGGTATCAAGTGTTGCTGTTGTACTTCACTTGACAGGTCATCTTCAACAGGTAAGGTAATCATAATAATACAAGTCCTAATGCATAGGTCTCTTAGATTGGATTATACCAAGAGTCTCCTCTAAAAATGGTCATAAAACCTATGTAATTCTATAGCACAAAGTTGTATTTTGTAAGAAAAAATGTATTGTCATAACAGTTTGCAGGTGCTGCAAGAAAACATTGGACAAGAAAATTATTATATACAATGATTGCCACAAATACACATTTGTAATCCATTTCAAGTGGTTGCTCTCTCACCACAACATCTATAACACATTAAACTTCAAATAGAGGCAAAGTGTTTCATATTGTACGGACTGTTTTACTGGCTATTGCATCTTATGGCTTACAATGTAGCCTTATGTTTTACAAGAGTGCAACAAGTCAAAATAAAAGTTTATTGGtttacacagatttgcagatgttatcgcaggtgcagcgaaatgtttgtgtttctagctccaacggtacagtaatacctaacaatacaaaacaatatacaCATAATCCAAaaaagtaaaaagaaagaaatgaaTAAATATCAGAATGaacaatgtcagagtccggaatataaatatgtATATTGGTGTGTAGGGACAGTATATTAATAGAGAAGGTGTGTACAGCactagttatataggatgagccttgactagaatacagtatatactgtacatataaagTGACCttgtggcctcatgggtggaatgttattcatatttttcataaataATAAACATTGTTTCAAAAAACCTGCAGAAAATCcgatgtttctatgtcaaacagttttgttgtatttcagtcttctgtgatgtatataaagggTAATATTGaaatgcaaactcaaaatggaatacatttcaactctatatctgacatggtgcaGGTGTCTCCTTTTTAAGCCCACAACCATGTGTGTGAAGGTGAAtacttgtttcaaagtagatttgtttaagactaacaagaaacactctgtgtgaccct from Oncorhynchus clarkii lewisi isolate Uvic-CL-2024 chromosome 7, UVic_Ocla_1.0, whole genome shotgun sequence includes the following:
- the LOC139412925 gene encoding peptide chain release factor 1, mitochondrial-like — its product is MLTQKCIRLYGWCALHMRKRIWKELANRSLVPSRRCCNNHLGDLYRNESVQRYIRQLVEEYRDVTKTLQHGFLNDPARKELNKRQVGLSPVATAFQSAEHAVKDLEEVETLLQKTVGSKEEDRQMVQLLEEEQAQITQRIESLRKDLIQTLVPSDPHDTSNVLLEVVTGRTTGGDICQQFTREMFDMYQGLASHKNWDFEIFNYTPAEYGGLHHAAVRIAGESVYRRLKHEGGTHRVQRIPEVGLSSRMQRIHTGTMTVIVLPQPNELDISIDPKDLRVDTFRSRGAGGQSVNTTDSAVRIVHLPTGTVAECQTSRSQLQNRDTALRVLKARLYQSMMGRETEQRLTARKQQVGTRSQSERIRTYNFSQDRVTDHRTGYVTRDIKEFMRGGEPLDDLISELLEHGDKEALLELVVTCSQRY